The following coding sequences lie in one Oceanithermus desulfurans genomic window:
- a CDS encoding tetratricopeptide repeat protein, which produces MNRVRITLLVLFGLLLASPVAAEEPLSYAEQLIRSGEYALAEIALEKQIADHPVAAARLLSDVYLFEGDLDRAQHWLERAREAGLEDAAYYWQKGRIESARANWPAAWAALRSAVALAPRPEYALLWGAVGLAQGDAERARLGFGKAERSGSGASALFLQGLTLLSSSPEQALALLRRAQLELGSESPLKPQAIYWQARALERLGRVKEARSTLRFLLRSYPGYGPARDELNRLGP; this is translated from the coding sequence ATGAACCGGGTGCGGATCACGCTGTTGGTGTTGTTCGGGCTGCTGCTGGCTTCGCCGGTCGCGGCCGAGGAACCCCTCAGTTACGCCGAGCAGCTGATTCGCAGCGGCGAGTACGCCCTCGCCGAGATCGCGCTGGAGAAGCAGATCGCCGACCATCCCGTCGCCGCGGCGCGGCTGCTCAGCGACGTCTACCTGTTCGAGGGTGATCTGGATCGGGCCCAGCACTGGCTCGAGCGCGCCCGCGAGGCCGGCCTCGAAGACGCGGCCTACTACTGGCAGAAGGGCCGCATCGAGAGCGCCCGCGCCAACTGGCCCGCCGCCTGGGCGGCGTTGCGCAGCGCCGTCGCCCTGGCGCCCCGGCCCGAGTACGCCCTCCTCTGGGGCGCGGTCGGGCTGGCCCAGGGGGACGCGGAGCGCGCCCGGCTTGGTTTCGGGAAGGCCGAGCGCAGCGGCTCGGGGGCCAGCGCCCTTTTCCTCCAGGGTCTGACCCTGCTCTCCAGCTCGCCGGAGCAGGCCCTCGCCCTCCTCCGCCGCGCCCAGTTGGAGCTGGGGAGCGAGAGCCCGCTCAAGCCCCAGGCCATCTACTGGCAGGCGCGTGCGCTCGAGCGCCTGGGGCGGGTGAAGGAGGCCCGCAGCACGCTGCGCTTCCTGCTGCGCAGCTACCCCGGATACGGCCCGGCCCGCGACGAGCTGAACCGGCTGGGGCCGTAG